A section of the Gemmatimonadaceae bacterium genome encodes:
- a CDS encoding SusC/RagA family TonB-linked outer membrane protein, whose protein sequence is MRTVARNRSGRWLSRALGLSLLVAPYAARAQQAVITGRVSAAESNENLADSRVMIVNSSTITLTNSEGRYTFRNVPTGTIEVRVIRVGYQEQKKSVTVAPGASVTLDFSMKSAIVQLQEVVTTATGDQRKVEIGNALSTISAPQNVEQTAVSNLADLLVAKAPGVIMAPPNMSGSAPVIRIRGLNSLSLSNAPIMIVDGVRFSSGSFDPGVGGTRQSFMNSLSPEEIEDIEIVKGPSAATLYGTDAANGVIVVTTKKGRAGASRWNWFASTQRVEDRNNYPATYALWGHNPATGKIARCELATMTPTTCVVDSTTSFDLSATPGITPITNGLNTNYGGQVSGGSDAMRFFVAADLFNEVGPYKMPGFAQQWLADTAKASVRDEWIHPEAFQRQNIRANLNASVSPKFDVNVATGFSKSDQRLPQVDNNVNGIGGMMYLTYGTNHAGLDYNPVGSLGEDLHGYARWTPASAFQYVNETGIQRITGSADAQWRPFNWLQNQAVVGMDLADEIYFSICRFTECPAFGSNRAGFVQDEHDNDRLFTVKLVSNASWSAKSWLNLKTTGGADYLNNENDFSRATGSTLPPAAQTTSAGAVQTARDGQQSVVKTLGFYIQEQASLRDRMYITAAVRSDQNSAFGTKFSNVVYPKVSLSWILSDESFFPKWNFVNQFRLRSAYGQSGVQPGATDGLRRFTTTTVAIANIDTPGLIENALGNPNLKPETSGEFEGGFETRVWGNRANIDFTYYNKKTKDALISLPIAPSASPSATSVRTNLGGVQNSGMEAQINATLMDTRRFGWDVTISASHNSNKVLSLGVDPAGNPNKTIGTGSTRDSVGFPVNGVFLRPYKFTDANGDGIIQTTELTVDTGVVYRGYSFPRDLLSIQNGIDLFSRKLRVQAMVDYKGGFNLLNNTWQFFCQQAPQACEENEIASTPLWRQARAVANLYGTTVNGTKFTSPGGYWENGQFWRLREVSASFTLPNKWASRLRARDASVVFAGRNLHVWTKYTDIDPEANYSTGDVQTDFITTGPPTYFEFRLNLHY, encoded by the coding sequence ATGAGAACAGTCGCACGGAATCGTTCCGGTCGTTGGCTATCACGGGCCCTCGGCCTCTCGCTGCTCGTCGCGCCGTACGCCGCTCGCGCGCAGCAGGCCGTCATCACCGGCAGAGTGTCGGCCGCCGAGTCGAATGAAAACCTCGCCGATTCGCGGGTGATGATCGTGAACTCGAGCACGATCACGCTCACGAACTCCGAAGGGCGCTACACATTCCGCAACGTGCCGACGGGAACGATCGAAGTCCGCGTGATTCGCGTCGGATATCAGGAGCAGAAGAAATCGGTCACGGTCGCGCCCGGGGCGTCGGTGACGCTCGACTTCTCGATGAAGTCGGCGATCGTGCAGCTGCAGGAAGTCGTCACGACAGCCACGGGCGATCAGCGCAAGGTCGAGATCGGCAACGCGCTGTCGACCATCAGCGCGCCACAGAACGTCGAGCAGACCGCCGTCTCGAACCTTGCCGATCTCCTCGTTGCAAAGGCCCCCGGCGTCATCATGGCGCCGCCCAACATGAGCGGCTCCGCCCCAGTCATTCGAATTCGCGGGTTGAACTCGCTCAGCCTGAGCAACGCGCCGATCATGATCGTCGACGGCGTGCGGTTCTCTTCCGGCTCGTTCGACCCCGGCGTCGGCGGGACGCGACAGAGTTTCATGAACTCGCTCTCCCCGGAAGAGATCGAGGACATCGAGATCGTGAAGGGTCCGTCGGCAGCGACTCTGTACGGAACGGACGCCGCCAACGGCGTCATCGTCGTGACGACAAAAAAGGGGCGTGCCGGGGCATCGCGCTGGAATTGGTTCGCGTCCACCCAGCGGGTCGAAGACCGAAACAACTACCCGGCGACCTACGCGCTGTGGGGCCACAACCCCGCCACCGGCAAGATCGCCCGCTGCGAGCTCGCGACGATGACGCCGACCACCTGCGTCGTCGACAGCACGACGTCGTTCGATCTGTCGGCGACGCCGGGCATCACGCCGATCACGAACGGGCTGAACACGAACTACGGTGGACAGGTATCGGGTGGCAGCGACGCCATGCGGTTCTTCGTGGCCGCTGACCTGTTCAACGAAGTCGGACCGTACAAGATGCCGGGATTTGCGCAGCAGTGGCTTGCGGACACCGCCAAGGCGAGCGTGCGCGACGAGTGGATCCACCCGGAAGCATTCCAGCGCCAGAACATTCGCGCCAACCTCAACGCGAGCGTGTCGCCCAAATTCGACGTCAACGTCGCGACCGGATTCTCGAAGTCCGACCAACGGCTGCCGCAGGTCGACAACAACGTCAACGGCATCGGCGGCATGATGTACTTAACGTACGGCACCAACCACGCGGGCTTGGACTACAACCCGGTCGGGTCGCTCGGCGAAGATCTGCACGGCTACGCGCGTTGGACCCCGGCATCAGCGTTCCAATATGTGAACGAAACGGGCATTCAGCGCATCACCGGCAGCGCCGACGCGCAATGGCGGCCGTTCAATTGGTTGCAGAATCAGGCGGTCGTCGGCATGGACCTCGCGGACGAGATCTACTTCAGCATCTGCCGCTTCACCGAATGTCCCGCGTTCGGTTCCAACCGCGCCGGATTTGTGCAAGACGAACACGACAACGATCGGCTGTTCACTGTGAAGCTGGTGAGCAACGCGTCGTGGAGCGCCAAATCCTGGCTCAACCTCAAGACGACCGGCGGCGCGGATTACCTCAACAACGAGAACGATTTCTCCCGCGCAACTGGAAGCACTCTACCGCCGGCCGCGCAGACGACGTCGGCTGGCGCAGTTCAGACCGCGCGCGACGGCCAGCAGAGTGTGGTCAAGACGCTCGGATTCTACATCCAGGAGCAGGCATCGTTGCGCGATCGGATGTACATCACAGCGGCCGTCCGGTCGGACCAGAACAGCGCGTTCGGAACGAAATTCTCCAACGTGGTCTATCCGAAAGTGAGCCTCTCGTGGATCCTCTCCGACGAGTCGTTCTTCCCGAAGTGGAACTTCGTCAACCAATTCCGTCTGCGCTCGGCGTATGGCCAGTCGGGTGTGCAGCCGGGAGCGACCGATGGGCTGCGCCGCTTCACGACGACCACGGTCGCGATCGCGAACATCGATACGCCCGGACTCATCGAGAACGCGCTTGGCAATCCCAATCTCAAGCCGGAAACCTCCGGTGAGTTCGAGGGTGGCTTCGAGACGCGCGTGTGGGGCAATCGTGCGAACATCGACTTCACGTACTACAACAAGAAGACGAAGGACGCGCTGATCTCGCTGCCGATCGCGCCCTCGGCGTCGCCCTCGGCGACGAGCGTTCGCACGAACCTCGGCGGCGTGCAGAACTCGGGAATGGAAGCGCAGATCAACGCGACGCTCATGGACACGCGCCGCTTCGGCTGGGACGTCACGATCTCCGCGTCGCACAACAGCAACAAGGTGCTCTCGCTCGGCGTCGACCCGGCCGGAAATCCCAACAAGACCATCGGCACCGGCAGCACGCGCGACTCGGTCGGCTTCCCGGTGAACGGTGTTTTCCTGCGGCCGTACAAGTTCACCGACGCGAACGGCGACGGGATCATCCAGACGACCGAGCTCACCGTCGATACAGGCGTCGTGTACCGCGGGTACTCCTTCCCTCGCGATCTGCTGTCGATCCAGAACGGCATCGACCTGTTCTCGCGCAAGCTGCGCGTGCAGGCGATGGTCGATTACAAAGGCGGCTTCAACCTGTTGAACAACACGTGGCAGTTCTTCTGCCAGCAGGCGCCGCAGGCGTGCGAAGAAAACGAGATCGCGTCGACGCCGCTGTGGAGACAGGCGCGCGCGGTCGCGAACCTGTACGGCACGACGGTGAACGGCACGAAGTTCACATCCCCCGGCGGCTATTGGGAGAACGGGCAGTTCTGGCGCCTTCGCGAGGTCTCGGCCTCGTTCACGCTGCCCAACAAGTGGGCGAGCCGTTTGCGCGCGCGCGACGCGAGCGTCGTGTTCGCCGGCCGCAACCTGCACGTGTGGACCAAGTACACCGACATCGATCCGGAAGCGAACTACTCCACCGGCGACGTGCAGACCGATTTCATCACCACGGGACCGCCGACGTACTTCGAGTTCCGACTCAACCTCCACTACTAA
- a CDS encoding ribonuclease HII has translation MGDRWKPIERDLRQTAGPLIAGVDEVGRGPLAGPVVACACIMPPGERAIRGVDDSKQLTAAEREKVLVKIRERAICISVGAASVREIDRLNIYHATVLAMRRALTRLSQRPNHVLIDGKAIRTLGIEHTAIVGGDDKCYSIACASIVAKVTRDRVMHSLASRYPGYSWETNVGYATAAHLDGLGAAGLTPHHRRSFVPVRQLSLDFSGALADVTGAENERVEVDVAALTMLVQAELDSAVELQ, from the coding sequence ATGGGTGATCGGTGGAAGCCGATCGAACGTGATCTCCGACAGACCGCCGGCCCGCTGATCGCCGGCGTGGACGAAGTTGGACGGGGCCCCCTCGCGGGCCCCGTCGTCGCGTGCGCGTGCATCATGCCGCCCGGCGAACGCGCGATCCGCGGCGTCGACGACTCCAAGCAACTGACCGCCGCCGAACGCGAGAAGGTACTCGTCAAGATTCGGGAGCGCGCGATCTGCATTTCGGTCGGCGCCGCGTCGGTGCGCGAAATTGATCGGCTGAACATCTATCATGCGACGGTGTTGGCGATGCGGCGCGCGCTCACCCGACTGTCGCAACGCCCGAATCACGTCCTCATCGACGGCAAGGCGATTCGAACGCTCGGCATCGAGCACACGGCGATCGTGGGCGGCGACGACAAGTGCTACTCGATCGCGTGCGCGTCGATCGTCGCCAAGGTCACGCGCGACCGCGTCATGCATTCGCTCGCGTCGCGCTATCCCGGATACAGCTGGGAAACCAACGTCGGCTACGCGACCGCGGCGCATCTGGACGGCCTTGGCGCCGCCGGACTCACGCCGCACCATCGCCGCTCGTTCGTGCCGGTTCGACAGCTGTCGCTCGACTTCAGCGGCGCGCTCGCCGACGTCACTGGCGCGGAGAACGAGCGCGTCGAGGTCGACGTCGCGGCGCTGACGATGCTCGTCCAAGCCGAACTCGACTCGGCGGTCGAACTGCAATAG
- the rplS gene encoding 50S ribosomal protein L19, which yields MHAFIETQKEWLRDVPPFRPGDTLRVNVRVKEGEKERIQAFEGICIARRGSGVSETFTVRKISNGVGVERIFPVHSPMLAEVNVVRRGRVRRAKLYYLRNVTGKATRIREKKTHISVPETSTTAE from the coding sequence ATGCATGCATTCATCGAAACCCAAAAAGAGTGGCTCCGCGACGTGCCGCCGTTCCGTCCCGGTGACACCCTTCGCGTCAACGTTCGTGTAAAGGAAGGGGAGAAGGAGCGCATTCAGGCCTTCGAGGGCATCTGCATCGCTCGTCGCGGCAGCGGCGTGAGCGAGACCTTCACGGTCCGCAAAATCTCGAACGGCGTCGGCGTCGAGCGCATCTTCCCGGTGCACAGCCCCATGCTCGCCGAAGTGAACGTCGTTCGCCGCGGCCGCGTCCGTCGCGCCAAGCTCTACTATTTGCGCAACGTCACCGGCAAGGCGACGAGAATTCGCGAGAAGAAGACGCACATCTCCGTTCCGGAAACCAGCACCACAGCAGAGTAG
- a CDS encoding tetratricopeptide repeat protein produces the protein MLAPLPRRVWVGLLGVILATLAAFAPAIRAPFAFDDVGSISANSTIEHVFPLATSLHPPPRLAVSGRPAVNASLAVDHAVSAAFGIDADGDSATIVYRITNVMLHLLCGLLLFGVMRRTMSLALLGTWANQSAGIVALVSAGLWLLHPIQSEAVDYAIQRTELLVSACYLATLYASIRAWDASAWDRRTAWLIGGVAACVVGMASKEVMVTAPFVVAAYDRVFRVSSWRELWNDRARRRFYVGLFASLALLAVLVAGGGRADSVGFGLGLPWYRYLYSQGWAIAHYLQLLVWPVDLRFDYGSAPIHGPAPLVGGLLVLAAASAIVVVAVRQKRWWLAFLAFWFLAILAPSSSIVPIQTEIAAERRVYLASAAAIVGAVAAAGYLLRARPRWFVGASAAVAATLLVMTLRRSALYADPEALWRDAIAKQPENPRAYDNLAAVIYKKDHRRTAEAETWWGRAIAMDSTYMPSWSNLAQVRLDEGRIDDARALLEHALRINPDYVDATRRLGGLLASQRDTKSIEYLERMASLPDTTDELFVALGQAYVDANRLDDAAAALGRALAMNPRRADAAALLGGLLAEQGTMADALPYLASAVDNGDRNPMTFALLSLGYAQQHRVEESVKAASQAATLGGSNAQVDLTIGRAMMDIGRLDEAETYLTQATRAAPNNPEGITRLGLLRAARGDMRAAVELFKRALAVSPGYPPALQALTKAGAK, from the coding sequence GTGCTGGCACCGCTCCCGCGGCGGGTGTGGGTCGGCCTCCTTGGCGTGATACTCGCGACGCTTGCCGCGTTCGCGCCGGCGATCCGCGCGCCCTTCGCGTTCGACGACGTCGGGAGCATCTCGGCCAACTCGACGATCGAGCACGTCTTCCCGCTCGCGACGTCGCTGCATCCGCCGCCGCGGCTCGCCGTGTCCGGTCGACCCGCCGTCAACGCGTCGCTCGCCGTCGATCACGCGGTGAGCGCCGCGTTCGGCATCGACGCGGACGGCGACTCCGCCACCATCGTCTATCGCATCACGAACGTGATGCTGCACCTGCTCTGCGGTCTTCTGCTCTTCGGCGTCATGCGGCGGACCATGTCGCTCGCCTTGCTGGGCACGTGGGCCAACCAGAGCGCCGGCATCGTGGCGCTCGTTTCCGCGGGACTCTGGTTGCTCCATCCGATCCAGAGCGAAGCGGTCGACTACGCGATCCAGCGCACGGAGCTCCTCGTATCGGCGTGCTATCTCGCGACGCTGTACGCGTCGATTCGCGCGTGGGACGCGTCCGCCTGGGATCGCCGCACCGCGTGGCTGATCGGCGGCGTCGCGGCGTGCGTCGTCGGCATGGCGAGCAAAGAGGTGATGGTCACCGCGCCGTTCGTCGTCGCCGCCTACGACCGCGTCTTTCGCGTTTCCTCGTGGCGCGAGCTCTGGAACGACCGCGCGCGCCGGCGGTTCTATGTCGGACTCTTCGCGTCGCTCGCGCTCCTCGCGGTGCTCGTCGCCGGCGGAGGGCGCGCTGACTCGGTTGGATTCGGCCTCGGCCTCCCGTGGTACCGATATCTCTACAGCCAGGGTTGGGCGATCGCGCACTATCTGCAATTGCTCGTCTGGCCGGTGGACCTTCGTTTCGACTATGGCTCGGCGCCGATTCACGGACCCGCGCCGCTCGTCGGTGGATTGTTGGTCCTCGCGGCGGCGAGTGCCATCGTCGTGGTCGCGGTCAGGCAAAAGCGATGGTGGCTCGCCTTTCTCGCGTTCTGGTTTCTCGCGATCCTCGCGCCGTCTTCCAGCATCGTACCGATTCAGACCGAGATCGCGGCAGAGCGGCGCGTGTATCTGGCGAGCGCCGCGGCCATCGTCGGCGCCGTCGCGGCCGCGGGCTATTTGCTGCGCGCGCGTCCGCGCTGGTTCGTCGGCGCGTCGGCTGCGGTCGCGGCGACGTTGCTCGTCATGACCCTGCGTCGGAGCGCGCTCTACGCCGATCCGGAAGCGCTGTGGCGCGACGCGATCGCCAAGCAACCCGAAAACCCGCGCGCATACGACAACCTCGCCGCCGTCATCTACAAAAAGGACCACCGGCGCACAGCCGAGGCGGAGACGTGGTGGGGGCGCGCGATCGCGATGGATTCGACGTACATGCCGTCGTGGTCGAATCTCGCCCAGGTCCGCCTCGACGAGGGGCGCATCGACGACGCGCGCGCGCTGCTCGAGCACGCTCTACGGATCAATCCCGACTACGTCGACGCCACACGGCGCCTCGGCGGCCTGCTCGCATCACAACGCGACACGAAGTCGATCGAGTATCTCGAGCGCATGGCGAGCTTGCCCGACACGACCGACGAGCTTTTTGTCGCGCTCGGCCAGGCCTACGTCGACGCCAATCGCCTCGACGACGCGGCCGCCGCGCTCGGGCGCGCGCTCGCGATGAATCCGCGCCGCGCCGATGCGGCGGCGCTCCTCGGCGGACTGCTGGCGGAGCAGGGGACGATGGCCGACGCGCTTCCATATTTGGCGAGCGCGGTGGACAACGGAGACCGCAACCCGATGACGTTCGCTCTGCTCAGCCTCGGCTACGCCCAACAGCACCGAGTCGAGGAGTCCGTGAAGGCCGCGAGCCAGGCTGCGACGCTGGGCGGTTCCAACGCACAGGTCGATCTCACGATTGGCCGGGCGATGATGGACATCGGGCGGCTGGACGAGGCGGAGACTTACTTGACCCAGGCGACCCGGGCCGCGCCAAACAACCCCGAAGGCATCACCCGATTGGGCCTACTTCGGGCCGCTCGAGGCGACATGCGGGCTGCCGTCGAGCTGTTCAAGCGGGCACTGGCCGTCTCGCCGGGTTACCCTCCGGCGCTCCAAGCCTTGACCAAGGCGGGCGCTAAGTAG
- the trmD gene encoding tRNA (guanosine(37)-N1)-methyltransferase TrmD yields MTEPRTVDAGARETPLRINVVTIFPEFFAGPLALSIPARARAAGGVEYRVVDLRDFTHDRHRTVDDYPYGGGAGMVMKPEPFFEAVESLAVSGPVVLMSARGRQFAQADAIRFAGGAELTILCGHYKDVDQRVADFLATEELSVGEFVLSGGEPAALAVIDATVRLLPGAMSDLDSARSDSFFDRDVSAPSYTRPPDFRGHLVPEILLSGDHKKIEAWRRAEAERLSRLRRER; encoded by the coding sequence ATGACTGAACCGCGCACCGTCGATGCCGGCGCGCGAGAGACCCCGCTTCGGATCAACGTCGTCACGATCTTCCCAGAGTTCTTCGCCGGTCCGCTCGCCCTCAGCATTCCGGCCCGCGCGCGCGCCGCGGGCGGCGTCGAATATCGCGTCGTCGATCTGCGCGACTTCACGCACGACCGGCACCGCACTGTCGACGACTATCCGTACGGCGGCGGCGCGGGGATGGTGATGAAGCCCGAGCCGTTCTTCGAGGCGGTGGAATCGCTCGCCGTATCGGGACCCGTCGTCCTCATGTCGGCGCGCGGTCGCCAGTTCGCGCAGGCCGATGCGATCCGCTTTGCCGGCGGCGCGGAGCTGACCATCCTCTGCGGCCACTACAAGGACGTGGATCAGCGCGTCGCCGACTTTCTCGCCACCGAGGAACTGTCGGTCGGCGAGTTCGTGTTGAGCGGCGGGGAACCGGCCGCCCTCGCCGTGATCGACGCGACGGTGCGGCTCCTGCCGGGCGCGATGTCCGACTTGGACAGTGCGCGCAGCGATTCGTTCTTCGACCGCGACGTGAGCGCGCCGAGTTACACTAGACCTCCGGATTTTCGCGGTCACTTGGTGCCTGAGATTCTTCTTTCCGGCGACCACAAGAAGATCGAGGCGTGGCGACGCGCCGAGGCCGAGCGGCTCTCTCGCCTGCGCCGCGAGCGGTAA
- the rimM gene encoding ribosome maturation factor RimM (Essential for efficient processing of 16S rRNA): MGTPRAPRETAPSPIIVGRVRKAHGVRGDLVVEPLTDDPDAVFSPGRRLLAGTATGEPARDAAELHIDSAYPFKGGFIVHFAEIGDRSVAETWLKRFLLAPADELSELADGEVYVHDLIGMRVELASGTAVGSVAETYDLPQGLALDVAREGRGSVMIPYDRVVTSVDRERRVIRIDPPAGLLDD, encoded by the coding sequence GTGGGCACGCCGCGCGCGCCGCGCGAAACGGCGCCTTCTCCGATCATCGTCGGAAGAGTTCGCAAGGCGCACGGCGTGCGTGGGGACCTCGTCGTCGAGCCGCTGACCGACGATCCCGACGCGGTTTTCTCGCCGGGTCGGCGGCTTCTGGCCGGGACCGCAACCGGCGAGCCGGCGCGCGACGCCGCCGAGTTGCACATCGACTCGGCGTATCCGTTCAAGGGCGGTTTCATCGTCCACTTCGCCGAAATCGGCGATCGTAGTGTCGCCGAGACGTGGCTCAAGCGCTTTCTGCTCGCGCCCGCCGACGAGCTCTCGGAATTGGCCGATGGCGAGGTGTATGTGCACGACCTCATCGGCATGCGTGTGGAGCTCGCGTCAGGCACGGCGGTCGGATCGGTCGCCGAGACGTACGACTTGCCGCAGGGACTCGCGCTCGATGTCGCTCGCGAGGGGCGCGGCTCGGTGATGATTCCCTACGACCGCGTGGTGACGAGCGTGGATCGGGAGCGGCGCGTGATTCGCATCGATCCGCCGGCCGGGTTGCTCGATGACTGA
- the rpsP gene encoding 30S ribosomal protein S16 codes for MSVKIRLRRTGRKKQPLFRIVIADSRSPRDGKFIEVVGQYSPRQGDNALNLKTERVNHWLDNGAQPTDTVRSLLRRAGVLKTRHETRLGRTRAAAAVPLAEQSESGTA; via the coding sequence ATGTCCGTCAAGATCCGTCTCCGCCGAACCGGCCGCAAAAAGCAGCCGCTCTTCCGCATCGTCATCGCCGACTCGCGCAGCCCGCGCGACGGGAAGTTCATCGAGGTCGTCGGGCAGTATTCGCCGCGTCAGGGTGACAACGCGCTCAACCTCAAGACCGAGCGTGTGAACCACTGGCTCGACAACGGCGCGCAGCCGACCGACACCGTGCGCTCGCTCCTTCGCCGGGCCGGCGTTCTCAAGACGCGCCACGAGACCCGGCTCGGACGCACACGGGCCGCCGCCGCGGTGCCGCTGGCGGAACAGTCGGAATCCGGCACGGCGTAA
- the ffh gene encoding signal recognition particle protein, giving the protein MFDELSEKLEATFARLRGRGVLTEADIKEGLREVRRVLLEADVNFQLTREFLERVEKKAVGVAQLRTVSPGQQLVKVVYDELAAMLGETREGLKLSSVPPTIVMMVGLQGSGKTTTAAKLARRLKAEARPTRLVACDVYRPAAIDQLETLGTQLDVPVYADRSTQDVVKIAKAGIDAARRGRDRVVIIDTAGRLQIDDDMMAELEKLKAAIHPDEILLVADGMTGQDAVKIAQGFDQRLHITGVILTKLDGDARGGAALSIYGVTKKPIKYIGVGEKPDALEEFHPDRMAGRILQQGDIVSLVEKAQTAFDADEAKRLEKKVRKEGMDLGDFLTAMKQIERLGPLEGLLKMLPGVNGKMLKQIKAADPKRMRHLEAIVLSMTLEERRHPEIMNGSRRARVAKGCGRPISEVNRLLEQFREMQKMMKKARNLPGGGGKFRSNMFGMR; this is encoded by the coding sequence ATGTTCGACGAGCTTTCCGAAAAACTGGAGGCCACGTTTGCCCGGCTGCGCGGCCGGGGCGTCCTCACCGAAGCCGACATCAAAGAAGGGCTTCGCGAGGTCCGCCGCGTCCTGCTCGAGGCGGACGTCAACTTCCAGCTCACGCGCGAATTCCTCGAGCGCGTCGAGAAGAAAGCCGTCGGCGTCGCGCAGCTTCGCACCGTTTCCCCCGGCCAACAGCTCGTCAAGGTCGTCTACGACGAGCTCGCCGCGATGCTCGGCGAGACGCGCGAGGGACTCAAGCTCAGCTCCGTTCCGCCCACCATCGTGATGATGGTCGGACTTCAGGGATCGGGAAAGACGACGACCGCCGCCAAACTTGCCCGCCGACTGAAGGCCGAAGCGCGGCCGACGCGTCTGGTCGCTTGCGACGTCTACCGCCCGGCCGCCATCGATCAGCTCGAGACGCTCGGCACACAGCTCGACGTTCCGGTCTACGCCGATCGATCGACGCAGGACGTCGTGAAGATCGCCAAGGCGGGCATCGACGCCGCGCGCCGCGGGCGCGACCGCGTCGTCATCATCGACACCGCGGGACGCCTGCAGATCGACGACGACATGATGGCCGAGTTGGAGAAGCTCAAAGCGGCGATCCATCCGGACGAGATTCTGCTCGTCGCCGACGGCATGACCGGCCAGGACGCCGTCAAGATCGCGCAGGGATTCGATCAGCGGCTCCACATCACCGGCGTCATCCTCACGAAGCTCGACGGCGACGCCAGGGGCGGCGCCGCGCTCTCGATCTACGGCGTCACCAAGAAGCCGATCAAGTACATTGGCGTCGGCGAAAAGCCGGACGCGCTCGAGGAGTTCCATCCGGACCGAATGGCCGGACGCATTCTCCAGCAGGGCGACATCGTGTCGCTCGTCGAGAAAGCGCAGACCGCCTTCGATGCCGACGAGGCCAAACGCCTCGAGAAAAAGGTCCGCAAGGAAGGGATGGACTTGGGCGACTTCCTCACCGCCATGAAGCAGATCGAGCGCCTCGGGCCTCTCGAGGGCCTGCTCAAGATGCTTCCCGGCGTGAACGGCAAGATGCTCAAGCAAATCAAGGCCGCCGACCCGAAGCGCATGCGTCACCTCGAAGCGATCGTGCTGTCGATGACGCTCGAGGAGCGCAGGCATCCCGAGATCATGAACGGCTCGCGGCGCGCGCGGGTCGCGAAGGGCTGCGGACGCCCGATCAGTGAAGTGAACCGGCTGCTCGAGCAGTTCCGCGAGATGCAGAAGATGATGAAAAAAGCTCGGAACCTTCCTGGCGGCGGCGGGAAATTTCGGTCTAATATGTTTGGGATGAGGTAA